A window from Schistosoma haematobium chromosome 1, whole genome shotgun sequence encodes these proteins:
- the RNASET2_1 gene encoding Ribonuclease T2 (EggNog:ENOG410VEYU~COG:A), producing LPLPKVLNNFTIHGLWPKILLDKDPHCKPKEQFNITKIQDLLKDLERLWPSLKDYSKPESFWKHEFSKHGMCVHEDPKIKNQHGYFEFGLNLMKRFNILEFLKKHGIIPHVSQQYETRKLQDIFESEFRHNVSLYCTDKKGQKGVQRLEEIWMCLDPDHQPINCPPISKCSTNFTFPPFPHLPCNTLK from the exons CTTCCTCTACCGAAAGTATTAAATAATTTCACCATACATGGGTTGTG GCCCAAAATTTTGCTTGACAAAGATCCTCACTGTAAACCAAAGGAACAATTTAATATTACAAAAATACAG GATCTACTTAAAGACCTAGAAAGACTGTGGCCGAGTTTGAAAGACTACAGCAAACCAGAATCATTTTG GAAACATGAATTCTCCAAACATGGTATGTGCGTGCATGAGGATCCCAAAATAAAAAATCAGCATGGGTACTTTGAGTTTGGCCTTAATCTGATGAAGAGGTTCAATATACTGGA atttttaaaaaaacatgggATCATACCACATGTTTCCCAACAATATGAA ACACGAAAATTACAAGACATTTTCGAGAGTGAATTTCGACACAATGTTTCTTTATATTGCACCGATAAGAAAGGACAG AAAGGAGTACAACGCCTGGAAGAGATTTGGATGTGCTTGGATCCTGATCATCAACCCATTAACTGCCCACCAATTAGCAAGTGTTCAACTAATTTTACTTTTCCTCCATTTCCACATTTGCCTTGTAATACTTtaaaataa